In Scyliorhinus canicula chromosome 27, sScyCan1.1, whole genome shotgun sequence, the following proteins share a genomic window:
- the LOC119957999 gene encoding striatin-3-like: MASAPGGAACPPSPAPCPAATPPLPCLEKTASENPTREPDSYTVPGILHFIQHEWTRFEMEKARWEAEKAELQARVAFLQGERKGQENLKKDLVRRIKMLEYALKQERTKYHKLKYGTEPVQGDSKTDAPDSVINNGPDTSTIEQNSPLSWKEGRQLLRQYLQEVGYTDTILDVRTKRVRSMLGHSSPEHNGAAESNSLGQILNGGDSPLVKQIEEQIKRNAGSEARDGLRKSVLEKMPFLQNVDDDSDEDDDELDSVPSELSVAQRLNKKQRIGTEMTAADPAMDCETVDALSEFHFLETGEEEERPEDPRSLGDGKELGNHRSKLQDVLTNFTDIDGLPSIPSGMIGQPKSSEAIPLAFPPLANKPFILGAENAGDGEMSLGELADLTVTNDNDMSDGKDVFRKTWNAKYTLRSHFDGIRALAFHPVEPVLMTASEDRTLKLWNLQKTVPAKKSTALDVEPIYTFRGHVDPVLSLAVSSKGDQCFSGGLDGTICCWNIPSLNTDPYDTYDESILSRTLNGHTDTVWGLAFSIPKSRLISCSADGTVRLWDAAANPACVGTYNKDKENGIPTSVAFASDPAHAVASFTGGDVVIYDLQTLQPVMTLDSKTSDTAANQINRVVSHPKLPVTITAHDDRCIRFFDNKTGKMIHSMVAHLDAVTSLAVDPNGIFLMSGSHDCSIRLWNLDNKTCVQEITAHRKKYDEAIHDVTFHPSKAYIASAGADALAKVFV; encoded by the exons GCACGTGTGGCCTTTCTGCAAGGAGAGAGGAAAGGTCAGGAGAACCTCAAGAAGGATCTGGTCCGGAGAATTAAGATGCTGGAATACGCCTTAAAGCAAGAAAG GACAAAATACCACAAATTGAAGTATGGAACGGAACCAGTTCAAGGTGACTCAAAGACAGATGCACCTGATTCGG TTATAAATAATGGCCCTGATACATCAACCATAGAACAGAATAGTCCATTATCCTGGAAAGAAGGGCGGCAGCTGCTGAGACA ATATTTGCAGGAGGTGGGTTATACAGACACTATCTTGGATGTGCGGACAAAGCGGGTCCGATCCATGTTGGGCCATTCAAGCCCAGAGCACAATGGAGCAGCAGAGTCCAACAGCTTGGGACAGATCCTAAATGGAGGAGACTCTCCGTTAGTAAAACAGATAGAAGAACAGATTAAGAG AAATGCAGGCAGTGAGGCTCGAGATGGACTACGAAAATCAGTCCTGGAGAAGATGCCTTTCCTTCAGAACGTGGACGATGATAGCGACGAGGATGACGATGAATTGGATAGTGTTCCTTCGGAACTCTCTGTCGCACAGAGACTCAACAAGAAACAAAGG ATAGGCACAGAGATGACAGCTGCTGATCCTGCCATGGACTGCGAGACAGTGGATGCTTTGAGTGAATTTCACTTCCTGGAGACCGGAGAGGAAGAGGAAAGGCCTGAAGATCCCAGAAGCTTGGGGGACGGCAAAGAACTAG GAAACCACCGCTCTAAGCTTCAAGATGTGTTGACTAATTTTACAGACATCGACGGCTTGCCTTCCATTCCTTCCGGGATGATCGGTCAACCCAAGTCAAGCGAAG CCATCCCCCTTGCATTTCCCCCGCTCGCTAATAAGCCGTTCATTCTGGGGGCGGAAAACGCTGGAGATGGAGAaatgagcctgggtgagctggcagACCTGACTGTCACTAATGACAACGAT ATGTCTGATGGTAAGGATGTCTTCAGGAAGACTTGGAATGCCAAGTACACTTTGCGGAGTCATTTTGATGGGATCCGTGCATTGGCGTTTCACCCGGTGGAGCCTGTGCTCATGACTGCTTCAGAAGATCGCACTCTGAAGCTGTGGAACCTGCAGAAAACAGTTCCTGCCAAAAA GAGTACTGCGTTGGATGTGGAACCAATTTATACGTTCAGGGGACATGT AGACCCAGTGTTATCGTTAGCAGTTAGTTCGAAAGGGGATCAGTGCTTCAGTGGAGGGCTTGATGGCACAATTTGCTGTTGGAATATTCCAAGTTTGAACACTGACCCATACGACACTTACG ATGAGAGTATTCTGTCCAGAACACTAAATGGCCACACGGATACGGTCTGGGGGCTTGCATTTAGTATCCCAAAGAGCCGCCTGATTTCATGTTCAGCAGATGGAACTGTTAGGTTGTGGGACGCGGCTGCCAATCCTGCCTGCGTTGGTACATACAACAAAGATAAGG AAAATGGAATTCCTACCTCTGTTGCCTTTGCAAGCGATCCTGCTCATGCGGTAGCTTCCTTCACTGGCGGCGATGTGGTCATATACGATCTGCAGACGTTGCAGCCAGTGATGACCCTGGATTCTAAAACGTCTGACACTG CTGCTAATCAGATCAATCGGGTTGTCAGCCACCCCAAGCTGCCCGTCACCATCACCGCACATGACGACAGGTGTATTCGGTTCTTCGACAACAAGACAG GAAAAATGATACATTCAATGGTTGCTCACCTGGACGCAGTCACCTCTCTTGCTGTAGATCCAAATGGTATTTTCCTAATGTCAGGAA GTCACGACTGCTCCATCCGACTCTGGAACCTGGACAACAAGACCTGCGTTCAGGAAATCACAGCGCACCGGAAGAAGTATGATGAGGCTATTCATGACGTCACCTTTCACCCGAGCAAAGCCTACATTGCCAGTGCAGGAGCAGACGCCCTCGCTAAGGTGTTTGTATGA